Part of the Bacillus cabrialesii genome is shown below.
AAGGCGAAATCATGGTAGAAAGTGCAGAAGGGAAGGGGACCGTTTTTCACCTTACGCTTCCCGTCAGACAGAATGCTGAAGAAAGAAGGATTGATGAATGAACTACTACGCGACAGCGGAAACGCCGCTCGGAGAATTTATTATTGCCGAGGAGGATGGTCGGATTACCCGTCTATTTCTCAGTCAGGAAGATTGGATGGATTGGAAAGAAACCGTTCAGACTACAGAGCACAAGGAAACACCTTATCTGGCAGAAGCGAAAAAACAGCTTCATGAGTATTTCGCCGGTGAAAGAAAGACATTCGCTCTGCCGCTCAGCCAAAAGGGCACCCCTTTTCAGCAAAAAGTGTGGGAAGCGTTGGCGACGATACCATACGGAGAATCCCGAAGCTATGCCGACATTGCCGCTGCGGTCGGCAGTCCGAAAGCGGTGCGTGCTGTCGGACAGGCTAATAAACGTAACGATCTGCCGATTTTTGTCCCGTGCCACAGAGTGATCGGCAAAAACAGCGCGTTAACAGGTTACGCCGGGAGCAAAACCGATATCAAAGCATTTTTGCTGAACATTGAGCAAATTTCCTATAAAGAAAAATAAAACATATGGCACGTTCCCTTTTTTCACGGCCGACATATCATTTTATTAAGTTAAAAAAGTTGGTCTGGTGAAAAAGGAGGACAAAGCAATTGAAGCCGAGCCGCTCTGAGAAAATTGCCGTTTTTGCCAAACTGTTTGTGAAACTGCATATCATATCAAGCGCTCAAAAAGATGAAATGATCACGGTCAATAAAAACAAACGAAAAAACCGCTGACTCGGCCCGGAATGAGCTAAGTCCAGCGGTTTTTTAAAGAACCTTTTCGCCTCTAAACAGCTGTTCAATTTCTTCTTCATAGTTACCGGTCATAATCCCTTTCTCTGTAATGATTCCTGAAATGAGATCATGGGGTGTAATGTCAAAAGCGGGATTAAAGACGG
Proteins encoded:
- a CDS encoding methylated-DNA--[protein]-cysteine S-methyltransferase, whose amino-acid sequence is MNYYATAETPLGEFIIAEEDGRITRLFLSQEDWMDWKETVQTTEHKETPYLAEAKKQLHEYFAGERKTFALPLSQKGTPFQQKVWEALATIPYGESRSYADIAAAVGSPKAVRAVGQANKRNDLPIFVPCHRVIGKNSALTGYAGSKTDIKAFLLNIEQISYKEK